The genomic stretch ACCTCGATTAACTCAACAATATCATCATCAGATAAATTATCGAAATCGTATTTTTTATTTACGTTGATAAACATTGAGTTCCATTTAATAAATGGCCCAAAACGCCCAACACCTTTTTGTACTGGTAAATCTTCGTAATGATAAATTGGCGCATCTGCTTTTTGCTTAGCAACAATTAATTCTTCTGCTCTTGGCAAATCTACTTCCATCGGGTTCTCTCCTTTATCAAGAGAAACAAACATTTTTCCGAAACGGATGTATGGCCCAAAACGACCATTAGAAACAATAACTTCTTCGCCTTCGTATGTACCTAAAGTTTTTGGTAACAAAAATAATTCTAAAGCTTCTTCTAAAGTAATTGTACCTAATTGCTGATCTTTGTTAAGACTCGCAAATTGTTTTTCTTCGTCTTCTGGCGCACCAATTTGCGCTATAGGACCAAATTTACCCAAACGTACTAAAACTGTTTTGCCAGACTCTGGATGTTTACCTAAAATACGTTCTCCGGATTCTCTTTCTGCATTTTCCTTTACATCTTCAACATTATCATGAAATTTGATATAGAAACTTTTAATCATTTCTATCCAATCTTCATCTCCTTCAGAAATATCATCAAAAGAATTTTCTACTCGAGCTGTAAATCCGAAGTCTAAAATATTAGAAAAATTAGCTACCAAAAAGTCGTTTACAATATTACCAATATCTGTTGGCACTAATTTGTTTTTATTAGAACCTGTTTTTTCTGATAACGTTTCGCTTTTTACGGCACCATTAGCTAAAATTAATTGCTGATATTCTCTTTCTATACCTTCGTTTTGTCCTTTTTCTATATAACCTCTTCTTTGAACCGTAGAAATTGTTGGTGCATACGTAGATGGTCTACCAATACCTAATTCTTCTAATTGTTTTACCAAAGAAGCTTCTGTAAATCTGTATGGCGGACTAGTAAAACGCTGTGTTGCGTTTATAAATGTATATTCTAAAGCATCGTTTACTTTTAAATTTGGCAACATACCAGCTTGTTCTTCACCATCTTCATCATCATTACCTTCTAAATAAACCTTTAAGAAACCTTCAAACTTAATCATCTCTCCGTTTGCAGTAAAGATTTTATCGTTTTCAGAATTTTCTATTTTAACGTTTGTACGCTCTAATTGTGCATCGCTCATTTGAGACGCCAATGTTCTTTTCCAGATTAAATCATACAATCTATTTTGATCGTATTCTGTATCTATAGAATGCATTTTCATGTTTGTTGGCCTAATCGCTTCGTGAGCTTCTTGGGCTCCTTTTGCTTTCGATTTAAAAACACGTTGCTTACTATATTCTTTTCCGTAATAATTGCTTATTTCTTCTTCGGCAGCATTTCTTGCGTCTACAGATAAGTTCACACTATCTGTTCTCATATAAGTAATTAAACCGGCTTCATACAAACGCTGTGCTACTTGCATTGTTTTACCTACCGGAAACCCTAACTTTCTTGATGCTTCTTGTTGTAATGTAGAAGTTGTAAACGGTGCTGCCGGAGATTTTTTTGCAGGTTTTTTAGTTAAATCTGCAATTTTAAAACCTGCATTTGCACAAGAATTTAAGAAACTTTCTGCCGCTTTTTTAGAGTCGAAGTTTTTTGGTATTGTTGCTTTAAAAGATTTTCCTTCTAAATTAGAAAACTGTGCTACTACTTTATAATGTGTAGCTGGTTTAAAATCTAAAATACTACGTTCTCTTTCTACAATTAACCTTACAGCAACAGATTGAACCCTACCTGCAGATAATCCTCCTTTTACTTTACGCCATAAAACTGGCGATAATTCGTAACCAACAAGCCTATCTAAAACTCTACGCGCTTGTTGTGCGTTCACCATATTATAATCTATATCTCTAGGATTATCAACCGCTTTTAAAATGGCATTTTTAGTAATTTCATGAAAAACGATACGTTTTGTGTTATCGTCTTTTAAATCTAACTGCTCTTTTAAGTGCCACGCAATAGCTTCTCCTTCTCGATCCTCATCACTTGCTAACCAAACAGTGTCTGCTTTTTTCGCTAAAGTTCTTAACTTTTTTACAACGGGTTTTTTATCGTCTGATACTATATATTTAGGACTAAAGTCTCCATCTACATCAATTCCTAATTCTTTAGAAGGTAAGTCTGCAATGTGCCCATAGCTAGACTCTACTTGAAAATCTTTTCCTAAAAATTTTTCTATCGTCTTCGCTTTAGCTGGTGACTCTACAATTACTAAATTCTTTGCCATTTATCTTTCTGTTTTCGTAATTAATGCAATCGAAATCGCACTTTATCCAACTGCAAAAGTATGTAGTTTTTTTTATTAATTCTTTTTTTAGTTTCTTTTTACATCATTTTTAATACAAAAAGACCTTTAAAATCAACTTAAATTTACATTAATTACACTTTTATATTCTGTTTTATAAATTTTATTTTTTTGATTTATTTTGAAGTATATCAAAGTAAATCTTAAAAACAGGATTCAAAAGATTGAATAAAAATTAGAAAAAATGAATGTTCTTTATATTTCTGTTAATTTATAATTGATAATTATTTGTTTTCTGCCAATTTGTCATTCAATTTGAATTTTGGTTGTATATTTGCATCTCATTTTTTGAATTATGGAGCAAATCGAAAAAGTAATAGACGAAAGAATACAAGGTAAAGCACTTGTTACAGAAAATAAAGAACAAAACACTAAAAAATTATTTATTGAAAGCTACGGTTGTCAAATGAATATGAATGATAGTGAAATTGTTGCTGCTATTTTAGACAAGCAAGGTTATAATACAACCCAAATATTAGAAGAAGCAGACTTGGTTTTGGTGAACACATGTTCTATCCGAGAAAAAGCAGAAACTACTGTTCGTAAACGTTTACAAAAATACAATAGAGTAAAAAGAGAATCTAATAAAAATATGAAAGTAGGCGTTTTAGGCTGTATGGCAGAACGTCTAAAAGAAAAATTTTTAGAAGAAGAAAAAATTGTAGACTTAGTTGTAGGCCCAGATGCTTATAAAGATTTACCTAACTTATTAGAAGAAGTTAATGAAGGTAGAGATGCCGTAAATGTAATTTTATCTAAAGAAGAAACTTACGGAGATATTGCACCTGTTCGTTTAAATTCTAACGGTGTATCTGCATTTGTTTCTATCACCAGAGGTTGCGATAATATGTGTACTTTTTGCGTAGTTCCTTTTACACGTGGTAGAGAAAGAAGTAGAGACCCTAAAAGTATTTTAGAAGAAATTGGTCAAATGGTAGATCAAAATTATAAAGAAATTACTTTGCTTGGTCAAAACGTAGATAGTTATTTATGGTATGGCGGTGGTTTAAAGAAAGATTTTAAAAAAGCTTCTGAAATGGCACAAGCCACTGCAGTTGGTTTTGCAGAGTTGTTAGATATTTGTGCTACTAAATTTCCAAAAACTCGTTTTCGTTTTTCTACATCGAATCCGCAAGACATGCATTTAGACGTTATTCATGTAATGGCTAAACATAAAAATATTTGTAAATATTTACACTTACCTGTTCAAAGCGGAAGTAACGCCATGCTAAAAGCAATGAACAGACAACATACTAGAGAAGAATATATGGAGCTGGTTGACAATATTTTTAAAATTGTACCAGAAATGTCTTTATCTCAAGATATGATTGTTGGTTTCTGCGGAGAAACAGAGCAAGATCATCAAGATACTTTAGACTTAATGAGATATGTAAAATACGATTTTGGTTTTATGTTTTCTTATTCTGAAAGACCAGGTACTTTAGCCGGTAACAAAATGGAAGATGATGTACCGCAAGAAGTTAAAAAAAGAAGATTACAAGAGGTTATAGATTTACAACAAGAACATGCCTTATACAGAACTCAACAACATTTAGGTAAAGTAGAAGAGTTTTTAATTGAAGGTACATCTAAGAAAAACCCTAACGAATGGAAAGGTAGAAATACCCAAAACACCGTTGCTGTTTTTGATAAAGGAAACTATAAATTAGGAGACTTTGTAATGGTTAAAATAGAAGATTGTACTTCTGCAACCTTAAAAGGAACTGTTATTGGGTATTCTGATAATAATTAATTTTTAGAAAAGAAATCTAGAGATAGGTTTTAAGAAAAATCTTATCTCTTTATTCTTTTTTCTCTATTCTAAGAAAAAGAAAATGGAAAACTTACAAGCAATCAAACAACGTTTTGGCATAATTGGTAACGATTTGCAACTTAATAGAGCTTTAGAAAAAGCAGTAAGAGTTGCACCTACAGATATTTCTGTATTAGTTACCGGAGAAAGTGGTGTTGGTAAAGAAAGTATTCCTAAAATAATACACTCTTTATCTCATAGAAAACATGCAAAATACATTGCTGTAAACTGTGGTGCAATACCAGAAGGAACTATTGATAGCGAACTTTTTGGTCACGAAAAAGGATCTTTTACAGGTGCTACACAAGACAGAAAAGGATACTTTGAAGTAGCTGACGGTGGTACCATATTTTTAGATGAAGTTGGTGAGTTACCTTTAACAACCCAAGTAAGATTATTACGTGTTTTAGAAAACGGAGAGTTTATAAAAGTTGGTTCTTCTAAAACTTTAAAAACGAACGTTAGAATTGTAGCTGCAACTAACGTAAATATGCAAGCAGCTATAGAAAAAGAACGTTTTAGAGAAGATTTGTATTACAGATTAAGCACTGTAGAAATTCAATTACCTGCCTTAAGAGATCGTAATGAAGATATTCATTTATTATTTCGAAAATTTGCAGCAGATTTTGCTCAGAAATATAGAATGCCTTCTATTCGATTAGATGAAAATGCAGTAAATGTTTTATTAAACTATCGCTTTCCGGGTAACATTCGTCAGTTAAAAAACTTAGCAGAACAAATTTCTGTAATCGAAGAAAGTAGAACCATTACAGCTTCTAAGCTAAACCAATACTTACCAAATAACAACGGTAATTTACCAGCAGTTGTTGGTGGTAAAAAAGAAAATGATTTTTCTACGGAAAGAGACATTATGTACAAGATTTTGTTTGACATGAGAAACGACATTAACGATTTAAAAAAGTTAACGTTAGATTTAATGAAAAACGGAGATATAGAACAAGTACAAGAAGAAAATCATCAATTATTAGAAAAAATTTATAGCGATAAAGAATTAAAAGAACACGATATCGAAGTTCTAAATATTCCGCAAAATAATTCTGAAGACAAAGAATACGATTTTATAGAAACTATAGAAGAAGATGAATCTTTATCATTACAAGACAAAGAAATTGAAATGATAAAAAAATCTTTAGAAAAGAACAATAATAAAAGAAAACTTGCTGCTAAAGAACTAGGTATTTCTGAAAGAACATTGTACAGAAAAATTAAACAATACGATTTATAATTATGAAAAAATTAATTTATACAG from Polaribacter marinaquae encodes the following:
- the topA gene encoding type I DNA topoisomerase, with translation MAKNLVIVESPAKAKTIEKFLGKDFQVESSYGHIADLPSKELGIDVDGDFSPKYIVSDDKKPVVKKLRTLAKKADTVWLASDEDREGEAIAWHLKEQLDLKDDNTKRIVFHEITKNAILKAVDNPRDIDYNMVNAQQARRVLDRLVGYELSPVLWRKVKGGLSAGRVQSVAVRLIVERERSILDFKPATHYKVVAQFSNLEGKSFKATIPKNFDSKKAAESFLNSCANAGFKIADLTKKPAKKSPAAPFTTSTLQQEASRKLGFPVGKTMQVAQRLYEAGLITYMRTDSVNLSVDARNAAEEEISNYYGKEYSKQRVFKSKAKGAQEAHEAIRPTNMKMHSIDTEYDQNRLYDLIWKRTLASQMSDAQLERTNVKIENSENDKIFTANGEMIKFEGFLKVYLEGNDDEDGEEQAGMLPNLKVNDALEYTFINATQRFTSPPYRFTEASLVKQLEELGIGRPSTYAPTISTVQRRGYIEKGQNEGIEREYQQLILANGAVKSETLSEKTGSNKNKLVPTDIGNIVNDFLVANFSNILDFGFTARVENSFDDISEGDEDWIEMIKSFYIKFHDNVEDVKENAERESGERILGKHPESGKTVLVRLGKFGPIAQIGAPEDEEKQFASLNKDQQLGTITLEEALELFLLPKTLGTYEGEEVIVSNGRFGPYIRFGKMFVSLDKGENPMEVDLPRAEELIVAKQKADAPIYHYEDLPVQKGVGRFGPFIKWNSMFINVNKKYDFDNLSDDDIVELIEVKKQKEIDKVIHNWEDEGIRVEKARWGRFNVIKGKIKIELPKTTAIEKLTKAEAIKMIEAKAPKKKAAKKKSAAKKKTTAKKTTKKK
- the miaB gene encoding tRNA (N6-isopentenyl adenosine(37)-C2)-methylthiotransferase MiaB, translating into MEQIEKVIDERIQGKALVTENKEQNTKKLFIESYGCQMNMNDSEIVAAILDKQGYNTTQILEEADLVLVNTCSIREKAETTVRKRLQKYNRVKRESNKNMKVGVLGCMAERLKEKFLEEEKIVDLVVGPDAYKDLPNLLEEVNEGRDAVNVILSKEETYGDIAPVRLNSNGVSAFVSITRGCDNMCTFCVVPFTRGRERSRDPKSILEEIGQMVDQNYKEITLLGQNVDSYLWYGGGLKKDFKKASEMAQATAVGFAELLDICATKFPKTRFRFSTSNPQDMHLDVIHVMAKHKNICKYLHLPVQSGSNAMLKAMNRQHTREEYMELVDNIFKIVPEMSLSQDMIVGFCGETEQDHQDTLDLMRYVKYDFGFMFSYSERPGTLAGNKMEDDVPQEVKKRRLQEVIDLQQEHALYRTQQHLGKVEEFLIEGTSKKNPNEWKGRNTQNTVAVFDKGNYKLGDFVMVKIEDCTSATLKGTVIGYSDNN
- a CDS encoding sigma-54 interaction domain-containing protein translates to MENLQAIKQRFGIIGNDLQLNRALEKAVRVAPTDISVLVTGESGVGKESIPKIIHSLSHRKHAKYIAVNCGAIPEGTIDSELFGHEKGSFTGATQDRKGYFEVADGGTIFLDEVGELPLTTQVRLLRVLENGEFIKVGSSKTLKTNVRIVAATNVNMQAAIEKERFREDLYYRLSTVEIQLPALRDRNEDIHLLFRKFAADFAQKYRMPSIRLDENAVNVLLNYRFPGNIRQLKNLAEQISVIEESRTITASKLNQYLPNNNGNLPAVVGGKKENDFSTERDIMYKILFDMRNDINDLKKLTLDLMKNGDIEQVQEENHQLLEKIYSDKELKEHDIEVLNIPQNNSEDKEYDFIETIEEDESLSLQDKEIEMIKKSLEKNNNKRKLAAKELGISERTLYRKIKQYDL